A stretch of Fusobacterium sp. DNA encodes these proteins:
- the cobK gene encoding precorrin-6A reductase: protein MIWVIGGTKDSRIFLEKFVSADKNIIVSTATEYGGKLLEGIPVKVISERLPLELMREFIKKNSIKTIVDISHPYAFEVSKNAMKVAEEFSITYYRFEREEIHIVPDRFSEFQNINDLLGYCSGLEGNILVTLGSNNIEHFSKLKDLKKFYFRILPKWDMVKKCEDNGILPKNIIAMQGPFSLNMNKAMIEQLNIKYMVTKKGGDTGGEREKIDACNEKGIEVILLDKPKIYYPNCYKNIEDLIRNILL, encoded by the coding sequence ATGATATGGGTTATTGGGGGAACAAAAGATTCAAGAATATTCCTAGAGAAATTTGTATCTGCTGATAAGAATATTATAGTTTCAACAGCTACTGAATATGGAGGAAAGCTTTTAGAAGGGATTCCAGTGAAAGTGATATCAGAAAGACTGCCTTTAGAGTTAATGAGAGAATTTATAAAAAAAAATTCTATTAAAACTATTGTTGATATTAGTCATCCTTATGCTTTTGAAGTATCTAAAAATGCAATGAAAGTTGCTGAAGAATTTTCTATAACTTACTATAGATTTGAAAGAGAAGAAATACACATTGTTCCTGATAGATTTAGTGAATTTCAAAATATAAATGATCTATTGGGGTATTGCAGTGGATTGGAAGGCAATATTCTTGTAACCCTTGGAAGTAACAATATAGAGCATTTTTCAAAACTAAAGGATTTGAAAAAGTTTTATTTCAGAATACTTCCTAAATGGGATATGGTAAAAAAATGTGAAGATAATGGAATACTTCCCAAAAATATAATAGCTATGCAGGGACCTTTTTCTTTGAATATGAACAAAGCAATGATAGAACAGCTTAATATAAAATATATGGTGACTAAAAAAGGTGGAGATACAGGAGGAGAAAGGGAAAAAATAGATGCCTGTAACGAAAAAGGAATAGAAGTAATACTTCTGGATAAGCCTAAAATTTACTATCCTAACTGTTATAAGAATATAGAGGACTTAATAAGAAATATCTTATTATAA
- the cobJ gene encoding precorrin-3B C(17)-methyltransferase, which translates to MNKGKIYVVGIGPGNMEDISVRAYNTLKNVDIIAGYTTYVDLVKDEFKDKEFYVSGMKKEIDRCEKVLELAKEGKTVALISSGDAGIYGMAGIMIEVAADSGIEVVVIPGITASVAGAALVGAPIMHDQAIISLSDLLTDWDVITKRIDKASEGDFVISLYNPKSNGRTTQIVEAREIMMKHKAPTTPVALLRHVGREDQNYTLTDLEHFLEHEIDMFTVVIIGNSKSYVKGNKMITPRGYKL; encoded by the coding sequence ATGAATAAAGGAAAAATATATGTAGTAGGAATAGGTCCTGGAAATATGGAAGATATCAGTGTAAGAGCATATAATACGCTTAAAAATGTCGATATAATTGCAGGATACACAACTTATGTAGATTTAGTAAAAGATGAATTTAAAGATAAAGAATTCTATGTATCAGGAATGAAAAAAGAGATAGACAGATGTGAAAAAGTTCTTGAATTAGCAAAAGAAGGAAAAACAGTTGCATTAATCAGCAGTGGAGATGCTGGAATATATGGCATGGCTGGTATTATGATAGAGGTAGCTGCTGACAGTGGAATAGAGGTAGTAGTAATACCAGGAATAACTGCATCAGTAGCAGGAGCAGCTCTTGTAGGAGCACCTATAATGCATGATCAGGCTATTATTAGTTTGAGTGACCTTTTAACTGACTGGGATGTAATTACTAAGAGAATAGATAAAGCAAGTGAAGGAGATTTTGTAATTTCTCTATATAATCCTAAAAGTAATGGAAGAACTACACAGATTGTTGAAGCGAGAGAAATAATGATGAAGCATAAAGCTCCAACTACTCCAGTAGCTTTATTAAGACATGTAGGGAGAGAAGATCAGAACTATACTTTAACTGATCTTGAACATTTCCTTGAACATGAGATAGATATGTTTACAGTAGTTATAATTGGAAATTCAAAATCTTATGTGAAAGGTAATAAAATGATTACACCTAGGGGTTATAAGTTATGA